Proteins co-encoded in one Deltaproteobacteria bacterium RBG_16_64_85 genomic window:
- a CDS encoding tRNA-specific adenosine deaminase, whose amino-acid sequence MRIALREAARAAASGEVPVGAVIVGPSGDILSRAHNRPVAENDPTAHAEILALRKAAKKIGNYRLEGCRLVVTNEPCPMCAGAAVHARVAEIIYGADDPKTGAVRSLYRIASDPRLNHRMYVISGVLAEECSALLTEFFRSRR is encoded by the coding sequence ATGCGCATCGCGCTCCGCGAAGCGGCGAGAGCCGCAGCTTCCGGCGAGGTTCCCGTCGGCGCCGTGATTGTGGGACCATCCGGAGATATCCTCTCCCGCGCCCACAACCGTCCCGTAGCGGAGAACGATCCGACCGCCCACGCCGAAATCCTCGCCCTGCGGAAGGCGGCGAAGAAGATCGGCAACTACCGGCTCGAGGGATGCCGCCTGGTCGTGACGAACGAGCCGTGCCCGATGTGCGCGGGCGCAGCCGTCCACGCCCGCGTGGCCGAAATCATTTACGGAGCCGACGACCCGAAGACCGGCGCCGTCCGAAGCCTCTACCGGATCGCATCCGACCCCCGCCTCAACCACCGCATGTACGTCATCTCCGGCGTCCTTGCTGAAGAGTGCTCCGCCCTCCTCACGGAATTCTTCCGTTCCCGCCGCTGA
- a CDS encoding cardiolipin synthase codes for MAALVLSTAGYVFALILIPRIILERRQPAATVAWVLSIALLPVVGVPLYFLVGGRRIRRHIRAKIGAVGSIESSVENRVRPENLPSLLSSTCGRILMTSGAPPPVAGNRVTVIEGGEAAFDAVLELIEGARDHIHAQFFILDVDVIGKRFIHALASRARAGVRVRLLLDAVGSWRALLQIVRPLRKAGGEVAKFLPALPLHRKWSAHLRNHRKLLIADGRAAFTGGMNIGKRYMHPRAGPGLWRDSAVRIEGVGVRDLQAIFLDDWAFATEEAGPEGNLFPALPSSGERASDGLLQVIAAGPDRAMRPIYRGVFTAFTLARKRIWIATPYFVPDDAISTCLENAALRGVDVRLIVPEKSDLKSVELAGRSYFDDLMLAGVKIYLYLPTNLHSKVLIIDDDVGVVGSSNVDIRSFFLNFEIGVFLYGRKEIDALAAGFEMDLSFAAELDPAAFGRRPKLVRLLEDTSRIFSPLF; via the coding sequence ATTGCCGCGCTGGTCCTCTCCACGGCGGGGTACGTCTTCGCCCTCATCCTGATCCCCCGGATCATCCTCGAGCGGCGCCAGCCCGCCGCCACGGTCGCGTGGGTGCTCTCCATCGCATTGCTTCCGGTGGTGGGCGTTCCCCTCTACTTCCTCGTGGGGGGACGCCGGATCCGCCGCCACATCCGCGCAAAGATCGGCGCGGTCGGCTCCATCGAGAGTTCCGTCGAGAACCGGGTTCGGCCGGAAAACCTCCCTTCGCTCCTCTCCTCTACGTGCGGCCGCATCCTGATGACGTCCGGGGCGCCCCCGCCGGTTGCGGGGAACCGGGTCACCGTCATCGAGGGGGGAGAGGCCGCGTTCGATGCGGTCCTCGAGCTGATCGAAGGGGCTCGCGACCACATCCACGCCCAGTTCTTCATCCTGGATGTGGACGTCATCGGGAAGAGGTTCATCCACGCGCTCGCATCCCGGGCGAGAGCGGGAGTCCGGGTCCGGCTGCTCCTGGACGCGGTCGGCTCCTGGCGGGCGCTGCTCCAGATCGTCCGGCCACTGCGAAAGGCGGGCGGCGAAGTCGCGAAGTTCCTTCCCGCGCTCCCGCTGCACCGGAAATGGTCGGCCCACCTGCGGAACCACCGAAAGTTACTGATCGCCGATGGGCGGGCCGCCTTCACCGGCGGGATGAACATCGGGAAACGCTACATGCACCCGCGAGCGGGTCCCGGCTTGTGGCGGGACAGCGCCGTGCGGATTGAAGGGGTGGGGGTGCGGGACCTGCAAGCCATTTTCCTGGACGACTGGGCATTCGCGACGGAGGAGGCCGGGCCGGAAGGGAACCTGTTCCCTGCGCTGCCGTCCTCCGGCGAAAGGGCGTCGGACGGACTGCTCCAGGTCATCGCTGCGGGGCCCGACCGCGCGATGCGCCCCATCTATCGGGGGGTGTTCACGGCGTTCACGCTGGCCCGCAAGAGGATCTGGATCGCAACGCCCTACTTCGTCCCCGACGATGCGATCAGCACCTGCCTCGAGAACGCCGCCCTGCGCGGGGTCGACGTGCGCCTGATCGTGCCGGAGAAATCGGACCTGAAGTCTGTGGAACTCGCGGGCCGTTCCTACTTCGACGACCTGATGCTTGCGGGCGTCAAGATCTACCTCTACCTGCCGACGAACCTCCATTCCAAGGTGCTCATCATCGACGACGACGTCGGGGTCGTGGGCTCCTCGAACGTGGACATCCGGAGCTTCTTCCTCAATTTCGAGATAGGGGTCTTCCTCTACGGACGGAAGGAGATCGATGCGCTGGCGGCAGGATTCGAAATGGACCTCTCGTTCGCCGCCGAGCTCGACCCCGCGGCATTCGGGCGCCGGCCGAAACTCGTTCGCCTCCTGGAGGACACTTCGAGGATTTTCTCCCCGCTGTTTTGA
- a CDS encoding DNA polymerase III, subunit gamma and tau, with protein sequence MAYEALARKWRPKGFEEVVGQGHVTRALANAISLGKIHHAYLFSGTRGVGKTTFARILARALNCEKGPTASPCLACAACREILTGAATDVQEIDGASNTGIDDVRRLRENAAYAPARLRYKIYIIDEVHMLSKSAFNGLLKILEEPPPHTVFVFATTEPNRIPDTILSRVQRFDFRMLSEEEIRNRLKEMSDAEGIHGEEDALRLMARYAFGSMRDGQSIFEQASVSGNGRITAALVEEMLGLVGTEAAIDLTGAVLSGDAGEAIRKFSALLSRGADLKFLYLSLVDVLRDAAVWKFTGDDLLLFRHSPSSLSRMRELCARKSREEWMFLLDIAFRSEKDVLGTEFPRLGFELLLLRLVNAPGLLDVEGLATDPPPKAMATTYAKRASAPSTPQQEGDLWDPLLKNMGAKKKTVLLSLLSQMKGRREGDTLIISSPHQFVLDRLREEDKWPVLLQAVAEVAGKKIEVRLSVSGEKKSLERGAVWKEEDRPEKRALSDPLLTEVLREFEGATVLEIRPAPGREPLPEGPEPEETAPAEPDEEAEGG encoded by the coding sequence ATGGCGTACGAGGCGCTGGCCAGGAAATGGCGCCCGAAGGGGTTCGAGGAGGTCGTCGGGCAGGGGCACGTTACCCGCGCGCTCGCCAACGCCATCTCGCTCGGTAAGATCCACCACGCCTACCTGTTCTCCGGGACCCGGGGGGTGGGGAAGACCACCTTCGCGAGGATCCTCGCCCGCGCGCTCAACTGCGAGAAGGGGCCCACCGCGTCCCCTTGCCTCGCCTGCGCCGCCTGCCGGGAGATCCTGACGGGCGCGGCGACCGACGTCCAGGAGATCGACGGGGCGTCCAACACCGGCATCGACGACGTGCGCCGCCTCCGCGAGAACGCCGCCTACGCCCCGGCCCGCCTGCGGTACAAGATCTACATCATCGATGAAGTGCACATGCTCTCGAAGTCGGCCTTCAACGGGCTGCTGAAGATCCTGGAGGAGCCGCCTCCCCATACGGTCTTCGTCTTCGCCACCACCGAACCGAACCGGATTCCGGACACGATCCTCTCCCGCGTTCAGCGATTCGACTTCCGGATGCTCTCCGAGGAGGAGATCCGGAACCGCCTCAAGGAGATGTCGGATGCGGAGGGGATCCACGGCGAAGAGGATGCCCTGCGCCTCATGGCCCGTTACGCGTTCGGGTCGATGCGGGACGGCCAGTCGATCTTCGAGCAGGCATCGGTGTCGGGAAACGGCCGTATCACTGCGGCGCTGGTGGAGGAGATGCTGGGCCTGGTCGGAACGGAGGCGGCGATCGACCTGACGGGCGCGGTCTTGTCGGGAGACGCCGGCGAGGCGATCCGGAAGTTCTCCGCGCTCCTTTCCCGTGGGGCCGACCTCAAGTTTCTCTACCTCTCCCTGGTGGACGTTCTGCGGGACGCCGCCGTCTGGAAATTCACGGGGGACGACCTGCTGCTGTTCCGCCACTCCCCCTCGTCGCTTTCGCGCATGAGGGAACTGTGTGCCCGGAAGAGCCGGGAGGAATGGATGTTTCTCCTGGATATCGCCTTCCGTTCGGAGAAGGACGTGCTGGGCACGGAGTTCCCGCGCCTGGGGTTCGAGCTGCTTCTCCTGCGGCTGGTCAACGCCCCCGGGCTTCTCGACGTGGAGGGGCTGGCAACGGATCCTCCGCCGAAGGCCATGGCCACGACGTACGCGAAACGCGCGTCCGCGCCCTCGACACCGCAGCAGGAGGGGGATCTCTGGGACCCCCTCCTGAAAAATATGGGCGCGAAGAAAAAGACCGTCCTCCTGAGCCTCCTCTCCCAGATGAAGGGGCGGCGGGAAGGGGACACGCTCATCATCTCCTCCCCCCACCAATTCGTGCTCGACCGGCTTCGGGAGGAGGACAAGTGGCCCGTCCTCCTTCAGGCGGTCGCCGAGGTCGCCGGGAAGAAGATCGAGGTCCGTCTCTCCGTTTCCGGGGAAAAAAAAAGCCTTGAGCGGGGAGCCGTATGGAAAGAGGAGGACCGTCCGGAGAAGAGGGCCCTTTCAGATCCGCTGCTGACGGAGGTCCTCCGCGAGTTCGAGGGGGCCACCGTCCTGGAAATCCGGCCGGCACCCGGGAGGGAGCCTTTGCCGGAAGGCCCGGAGCCCGAGGAGACGGCACCTGCGGAGCCCGATGAGGAGGCGGAAGGGGGATAA
- a CDS encoding nucleoid-associated protein, YbaB/EbfC family, producing the protein MKDFQNMLKQAQEMQARLAKLQEELAEKTVEASAGGGMVTVVANGRQEILSVRIEKEVVSPDDVDLLQDLVRGAANSALSRSREMMAAEMAKITGGMNLPGLS; encoded by the coding sequence ATGAAGGATTTCCAGAACATGCTCAAGCAGGCGCAGGAGATGCAGGCCCGGCTGGCCAAGCTCCAGGAGGAACTGGCGGAGAAGACCGTGGAGGCGTCCGCGGGCGGCGGGATGGTGACCGTCGTTGCGAACGGCAGGCAGGAGATCCTTTCGGTGCGGATCGAGAAGGAAGTCGTTTCCCCTGATGATGTCGATCTTCTCCAGGACCTTGTCCGCGGGGCGGCCAACTCGGCCCTGTCGCGCTCCCGGGAGATGATGGCGGCGGAGATGGCGAAGATCACCGGGGGGATGAACCTCCCGGGGCTGTCGTAA